The Spirosoma foliorum genome has a window encoding:
- a CDS encoding AAA family ATPase, with protein sequence MLINSLSLKNFKCFEELDVKFAPITLLTGANSSGKSSLINAILAVLQTEEFPLYLSPNGKYLNMGSYEEIVFGKNLTKNVGIKLQPYSFIWRNFKPIFEWIWEYDESNDLPRLKELSAKFEANAYVQEEWSMDVRREYNNYKFSLDAYAPDIRFPQVREALEKVDSLKNHIQPASQKKGPDIHLKVNRYYHHLKEIAELYNNPNFYFRDALRNVFPDRNFNYVGSFRHPPERTYYQKSKAQSKIDSDGSGYIDQIIEWEQTNPEKLAKLNEVMRQLELFSEVQSTMLKGGRFELNIKTQPKANFTALTDVGFGISQFLPIIVADLQLQDQSCLAVSQPEIHLHPKIQAQFGNYLSNQINSTQKQYIIETHSEYLLNRIRLLLVNGELHPTQVRVLYFENDGTKSKVYNIEFAIDGQIKGAPQGFFDTYGIDVMDIALNAH encoded by the coding sequence CAATTACTTTACTAACAGGTGCAAACAGTAGCGGCAAGAGTTCATTGATCAATGCAATTTTGGCGGTGTTGCAGACTGAGGAATTCCCATTATACCTTTCGCCAAATGGTAAATATTTGAATATGGGTAGTTATGAAGAAATTGTATTTGGCAAAAATCTTACGAAAAATGTAGGAATAAAACTTCAACCATATTCCTTCATATGGAGAAATTTCAAACCTATTTTTGAATGGATTTGGGAGTATGATGAGTCAAATGATCTTCCTAGATTAAAAGAGCTTTCCGCTAAATTTGAAGCAAATGCCTATGTCCAAGAGGAGTGGAGTATGGACGTGCGTAGAGAATATAATAATTATAAATTCAGCTTGGATGCTTATGCACCAGACATTAGATTCCCTCAAGTTCGAGAGGCTTTAGAAAAAGTCGATAGTTTAAAAAATCATATTCAACCTGCTTCACAAAAAAAAGGCCCAGATATACACCTAAAAGTAAATAGATACTATCATCATCTCAAAGAAATTGCCGAATTATACAATAATCCTAATTTTTACTTTCGTGATGCACTTCGTAATGTCTTCCCAGATAGAAATTTTAATTATGTTGGCTCTTTCCGTCATCCTCCAGAACGAACATATTATCAAAAATCTAAAGCTCAGTCTAAAATAGATTCTGATGGATCTGGCTATATTGACCAGATTATTGAATGGGAACAAACAAATCCAGAGAAATTAGCCAAACTGAACGAAGTGATGCGTCAATTAGAACTCTTTTCGGAGGTTCAATCGACTATGTTAAAAGGGGGTAGATTTGAGCTAAATATTAAAACCCAGCCCAAAGCTAACTTCACGGCATTGACAGATGTTGGCTTCGGAATCAGTCAATTTTTACCAATTATAGTAGCAGACCTCCAACTACAAGATCAATCCTGCCTTGCCGTTTCTCAGCCCGAAATTCATTTACATCCTAAGATTCAAGCTCAATTTGGCAATTATCTATCGAACCAAATCAATAGCACTCAAAAGCAATACATTATTGAAACACATAGCGAGTACCTACTTAATCGAATTAGGCTGTTGTTAGTTAATGGCGAATTACACCCCACCCAAGTTAGAGTACTTTATTTTGAAAATGATGGCACAAAAAGCAAAGTATATAACATAGAGTTTGCAATCGATGGCCAAATTAAAGGAGCACCCCAAGGCTTCTTTGATACGTATGGAATTGATGTTATGGATATTGCCTTGAATGCACATTGA